A genomic window from Cloacibacillus evryensis DSM 19522 includes:
- a CDS encoding dihydrolipoyl dehydrogenase family protein, with product MEMYDVIVIGFGKGGKVLASTLAAQGQRVALVEKSDKMYGGTCPNVGCVPTKFLVHRAEISQIKGFPEFAQKAAFYRESILDKKELRKKILGKMFNMFDSNPNITLYTGTAKFVSPKEIEIRGKDFTAAATADRIVIDTGSVPFIPPIEGLGECGCAYTSEGMLDLEKLPERLVIIGGGNIGLEFASFYRQFGSEVTVLQDLPDFFPNEDADVAAAVKETMERQGVKFVFGVKVLSVKNDAEGAIVRYSAGGVEREAKGDAVLVSTGRIPNTRELNLAAAGVETTPRGAIAVDGNMRTSVSGIWAIGDVAGSPQFTYISQDDARIVMADFSGGGRTSAGRNVPYSIFLAPPLSRVGLTEKAALAQGYKTKTAVIPVTGLPRSHVLGRYTGLLKAVVDADSGLILGAALYCEESHELINIVTLAMNEKLHYTVLRDMIFTHPVMSEALNDLFGAVK from the coding sequence ATGGAAATGTATGACGTTATAGTGATCGGTTTCGGCAAGGGAGGCAAAGTCCTTGCAAGTACCCTGGCGGCGCAGGGACAGAGGGTCGCGCTGGTGGAGAAGTCCGATAAAATGTACGGCGGGACATGTCCCAACGTGGGCTGCGTGCCCACAAAGTTCCTTGTCCACAGAGCGGAGATATCACAAATAAAAGGATTTCCGGAATTCGCCCAAAAGGCGGCTTTTTACAGAGAGTCGATACTCGATAAAAAAGAGCTGCGGAAGAAGATCCTTGGCAAAATGTTTAACATGTTTGACAGCAACCCCAATATCACCCTTTATACCGGAACGGCGAAGTTCGTTTCTCCGAAAGAGATAGAGATTCGCGGCAAAGATTTTACCGCCGCAGCCACCGCGGACAGGATCGTGATCGACACCGGTTCCGTTCCCTTCATCCCCCCGATCGAGGGCCTTGGCGAGTGCGGGTGCGCGTATACCAGCGAAGGCATGCTCGACCTTGAAAAGCTGCCGGAGCGCCTCGTGATAATCGGCGGCGGGAACATCGGACTTGAGTTTGCCTCGTTCTACCGCCAATTCGGTTCGGAGGTGACGGTGCTTCAGGATCTGCCGGACTTCTTCCCGAACGAGGATGCCGACGTCGCCGCCGCGGTCAAAGAGACGATGGAGCGGCAGGGCGTCAAGTTTGTCTTCGGCGTGAAGGTCCTGTCGGTGAAGAATGACGCGGAGGGCGCAATTGTGAGATACAGCGCCGGCGGCGTGGAAAGAGAGGCAAAGGGCGACGCGGTGCTCGTATCCACGGGGCGTATCCCCAATACTCGCGAGCTGAATCTGGCGGCGGCCGGCGTAGAGACGACGCCGCGCGGCGCGATAGCCGTTGACGGGAATATGCGTACGTCTGTGTCCGGCATATGGGCCATCGGCGATGTCGCCGGCAGCCCCCAGTTTACCTACATATCGCAGGATGACGCGCGTATCGTAATGGCCGATTTCAGCGGCGGCGGCAGGACAAGCGCCGGGCGCAACGTCCCCTACAGCATCTTCCTTGCGCCGCCGCTCTCGCGCGTGGGGCTGACGGAAAAGGCGGCGCTGGCACAGGGATACAAGACAAAGACGGCGGTGATCCCGGTGACGGGGCTGCCCAGATCCCACGTACTGGGGAGGTACACCGGACTGCTGAAGGCCGTCGTTGACGCTGACAGCGGCCTGATCCTCGGCGCCGCGCTGTACTGTGAAGAGTCCCACGAGCTGATAAACATCGTCACGCTGGCGATGAATGAGAAACTCCACTATACGGTGCTGCGGGACATGATCTTCACGCATCCCGTGATGAGCGAGGCGCTGAACGACCTCTTCGGCGCGGTTAAATAA
- a CDS encoding N-acetylmuramoyl-L-alanine amidase, giving the protein MDNVTAYEVLKRYQGRINAYGALCQMNWETRSGGKAWASELFLAANNAAGIKAGTGWSGPVYNKVSWEQRANGERYSQLSAFRKYSSFDEFAADYVKKIEANYPLCASRADNFYGYFAGLLAGRYGAWATDKAYFRRMVESAVTLAPEIFGAAAAAPKIKAALLYAIESDYLSDAEAAVALEVLGIGDGNDGTESVPLTPEIKTDSAISTDNTGRKIICIDPGHGGKDPGACAGGVQEKDIALKVAQMIGSSLAGYRVVYTREGDTYPTLSERAALANKIRADLYVSVHCNSATSAQANGIEVFTHTNQSKGAVAAAKAVYRRLLPVSGMNGRGVKNANLQVLRNTAMPAVLVELGFLSNAGDRAKLTAADWQEKAAVAIAAGIEEVFA; this is encoded by the coding sequence GTGGATAATGTGACGGCGTATGAGGTTTTGAAGAGGTATCAGGGGCGGATAAATGCGTACGGTGCGCTCTGCCAGATGAATTGGGAGACGCGCAGCGGTGGTAAAGCGTGGGCCTCGGAGCTGTTTCTTGCCGCGAATAACGCGGCGGGGATAAAGGCGGGGACTGGATGGTCGGGGCCGGTATATAACAAGGTCTCTTGGGAGCAGCGTGCAAACGGAGAGAGGTATTCACAGTTGAGCGCCTTCCGTAAGTACAGCTCTTTTGATGAGTTCGCAGCCGATTATGTTAAGAAGATCGAGGCGAATTATCCTCTGTGTGCCAGCCGCGCTGATAATTTTTATGGATATTTCGCGGGGCTGCTCGCGGGGCGATATGGAGCGTGGGCAACTGATAAGGCGTATTTTCGCCGTATGGTTGAGAGCGCCGTAACTCTCGCACCTGAGATATTTGGCGCGGCCGCCGCAGCACCGAAGATTAAGGCTGCGCTCTTATATGCGATCGAAAGCGATTATCTTTCCGATGCGGAGGCCGCGGTCGCGCTGGAGGTGTTGGGTATCGGAGACGGGAACGATGGTACTGAAAGCGTACCATTAACGCCGGAAATCAAGACCGATAGCGCCATATCTACGGACAATACCGGGCGGAAAATAATCTGTATTGATCCCGGGCATGGTGGCAAAGATCCTGGAGCCTGCGCGGGAGGCGTACAAGAGAAGGATATCGCGTTAAAGGTGGCACAGATGATTGGAAGCTCCCTTGCTGGCTACAGGGTAGTTTATACCCGCGAGGGAGATACATATCCAACGCTTTCAGAGCGTGCCGCGCTTGCCAATAAGATTAGAGCTGATCTGTATGTCTCCGTACACTGCAACAGTGCGACCAGCGCGCAGGCGAACGGCATAGAGGTTTTTACGCATACCAATCAAAGCAAAGGGGCGGTCGCCGCGGCAAAGGCAGTATATAGGCGGCTACTCCCAGTTTCCGGCATGAATGGCCGTGGTGTGAAGAACGCTAATCTGCAGGTGCTGCGCAATACGGCAATGCCGGCGGTGCTTGTGGAGTTGGGGTTCCTCTCTAACGCAGGCGACAGGGCAAAACTCACAGCCGCCGACTGGCAGGAGAAAGCGGCGGTTGCGATAGCAGCTGGCATAGAAGAGGTTTTTGCATGA
- a CDS encoding 3TM-type holin, translating to MNLLELIPGVGSIIEKVVPDPNKQNELKIELAKLDTQEATARLGVLQAMFQNKSIFVSGAIPALIWVFVLSVTNNYILVPWARGFGLSIPDVPLPDSIVGLVGFVITVILGKKYKDDEETYYSNGQLKNPSKKRIQAEVAACEAAKSVSTVATVDYDDPEAVDTRLKKIAREKGLL from the coding sequence ATGAATCTTTTAGAGCTGATTCCTGGTGTTGGCAGCATAATAGAGAAGGTCGTTCCTGACCCGAATAAACAAAATGAGTTAAAAATTGAGCTGGCGAAGCTCGACACACAGGAGGCGACGGCGCGCCTCGGTGTGCTGCAAGCGATGTTTCAGAATAAAAGCATCTTCGTCAGCGGAGCCATACCCGCGCTGATATGGGTATTCGTGCTCTCCGTGACCAACAACTATATATTAGTTCCCTGGGCGAGAGGGTTTGGCCTCAGCATACCCGACGTTCCATTGCCGGATTCTATCGTGGGGTTGGTTGGTTTTGTTATTACCGTCATCCTCGGTAAAAAGTACAAAGATGACGAGGAGACATACTATTCAAACGGGCAGTTGAAGAATCCATCTAAGAAGAGGATTCAGGCAGAGGTCGCTGCCTGTGAAGCAGCGAAGAGCGTGTCCACGGTGGCCACCGTAGATTATGATGATCCAGAGGCCGTTGATACAAGGTTAAAGAAAATCGCGCGTGAAAAAGGGCTGTTGTAA
- a CDS encoding phage holin family protein, which yields MKMVDDFVTAALAMLPTIVITMIGNTVRYTRHHRQEPFSPGEFACGMFAAAFMGVMIHAFCYVIGASGWLQMAVGGMCGYAGASLLDTVAALMVKQIKVFFGGGEKK from the coding sequence ATGAAGATGGTCGATGATTTTGTTACGGCCGCACTGGCTATGCTGCCGACGATCGTCATTACCATGATTGGCAACACGGTCCGATATACGCGGCATCATCGGCAGGAGCCGTTTTCTCCAGGAGAATTTGCCTGTGGCATGTTCGCGGCGGCTTTCATGGGGGTCATGATCCATGCGTTTTGTTATGTGATCGGGGCCAGCGGGTGGCTGCAGATGGCCGTCGGCGGTATGTGCGGGTATGCAGGGGCGTCGCTGCTGGATACGGTAGCGGCGCTGATGGTTAAGCAAATCAAGGTGTTCTTTGGAGGAGGAGAGAAGAAATGA
- a CDS encoding bile acid:sodium symporter family protein: MKFLEKLSDFVGRYMAFIVVVVAATALFEPSALLWIKTSWITTLLMIVMFGMGLTLDPADFAVVFRRPKDIILGCVAQFTIMPLLAFGLGKIFALDDALLVGVILVGTCPGGTSSNVITYLSKGDVALSVGMTSVSTLLAPVLTPALTYLLLKQTVSVDMAAMFMSIVKVVILPIAAGFVINKFFSSTTQKAVRVLPLVSVTAIVMIVAAVVSANSAKIMTTGLVVFSVVILHNILGYALGYMIAAFLKVPLAKKKAISIEVGMQNSGLATSLAASSFPSLALATVPGAVFSVWHNISGAILANIYSQMREK; this comes from the coding sequence ATGAAGTTTCTTGAAAAACTCAGTGATTTTGTGGGAAGGTATATGGCCTTTATTGTTGTTGTGGTTGCCGCGACGGCTCTTTTTGAGCCATCCGCCCTGTTATGGATAAAGACGTCGTGGATCACGACGCTGCTTATGATAGTTATGTTCGGTATGGGGCTTACGCTGGACCCCGCCGATTTCGCCGTGGTTTTTCGGAGGCCGAAGGATATTATCCTCGGGTGCGTCGCGCAGTTTACGATCATGCCGCTTTTGGCTTTCGGTCTTGGCAAGATCTTTGCCTTGGACGACGCGCTGCTTGTCGGCGTGATCCTCGTCGGGACTTGCCCGGGAGGCACGTCTTCGAATGTGATAACTTACCTCAGCAAAGGCGACGTCGCCCTCTCCGTCGGCATGACGAGCGTATCCACGCTGCTTGCCCCGGTGCTGACTCCGGCGCTGACCTATCTTTTGCTGAAACAGACCGTCTCCGTCGATATGGCGGCGATGTTCATGTCGATAGTCAAGGTGGTGATATTGCCTATCGCCGCCGGCTTCGTCATTAATAAATTTTTCAGCAGCACGACGCAGAAAGCGGTCAGGGTGCTGCCTCTGGTCTCCGTCACGGCGATCGTTATGATCGTCGCCGCGGTCGTTTCCGCCAACTCCGCGAAGATAATGACCACCGGCCTTGTTGTATTTTCGGTCGTTATTTTGCACAATATCCTGGGCTACGCGCTAGGGTATATGATCGCGGCGTTTTTAAAGGTCCCGCTTGCCAAGAAAAAGGCTATTTCGATCGAGGTCGGGATGCAGAATTCCGGACTTGCCACCAGCCTGGCGGCAAGCTCGTTCCCATCTCTTGCCCTTGCCACGGTGCCGGGAGCCGTATTCAGCGTCTGGCATAATATATCCGGAGCGATTCTCGCGAATATATATTCTCAGATGCGCGAAAAATAA
- a CDS encoding gamma-glutamyltransferase family protein, translating to MKMDALRYKYPSRRTLVYGSRGMVATTQPLAAQAGLDMLKRGGNAVDAAVAAAACLTVVEPTSNGIGGDAFALVWTRGRLHGLNSSGYAPALANAEELRGAGGGKMPLYGWHAVTVPGAPYAWAELNAKFGRLPLGELLEPAIHYARKGFPVSPTVSLLWKRAFAGFSKNLAGEEFAPLFECFTEGGKTPSAGQLWRCEAQARTLEKIAETNAAAFYTGELAEAIDRFSRDHHGWLRAEDLASFTPEWVEPICANYRGYDVWEIPPNGQGIVALMALNILKKFELAERECARSYHLQIEAIKLAFAEAIAEVGDPRCMRRSVGELLSEGFAEHGAALVDPSAAGLPTSRRQSSGGTVYLAAADGEGNMVSMIQSNYRGFGSGLCVPGTGIALHNRGNNFSLDPSSPNFLAPGRKPYHTIIPGFITRGNEPVGPFGVMGAFMQPQGHLQMIANMVDFELNPQEALDAPRWQWLEGRKVGLEQGVENHIIKELASMGHEVHVDYDQTSYGRGQMIIRGGGALIGATEPRADGYIAVY from the coding sequence ATGAAGATGGACGCTCTGAGATATAAATACCCTTCGCGCCGTACTCTAGTCTATGGCTCGCGAGGCATGGTCGCCACCACGCAGCCGCTTGCCGCTCAGGCCGGCCTGGATATGCTGAAAAGGGGCGGGAACGCGGTCGATGCCGCGGTGGCTGCGGCCGCCTGCCTGACGGTGGTGGAACCGACCAGCAACGGGATCGGCGGCGACGCTTTTGCGCTCGTATGGACGCGCGGCAGACTGCACGGCCTCAACTCCAGCGGATATGCGCCGGCGCTCGCGAACGCGGAGGAGCTGCGCGGAGCCGGCGGGGGAAAGATGCCGCTCTATGGGTGGCACGCCGTCACCGTCCCCGGGGCGCCCTACGCTTGGGCCGAGCTTAACGCCAAGTTCGGCCGCCTGCCGCTCGGCGAGCTTCTGGAACCGGCGATACACTATGCGCGTAAAGGTTTTCCCGTTTCGCCGACGGTAAGCCTGCTTTGGAAGAGAGCATTCGCCGGTTTCTCAAAGAACCTGGCAGGCGAAGAGTTTGCGCCGCTTTTTGAGTGTTTCACGGAAGGCGGGAAAACTCCTTCCGCGGGACAGCTCTGGCGTTGCGAGGCACAGGCGCGTACGCTGGAAAAGATCGCGGAGACGAATGCGGCGGCTTTTTACACCGGGGAGCTTGCGGAGGCGATAGACCGCTTTTCGAGGGATCATCATGGCTGGCTGCGGGCCGAAGACCTCGCCTCGTTCACTCCGGAATGGGTGGAGCCGATATGCGCGAACTACCGGGGCTATGACGTCTGGGAGATACCGCCGAACGGCCAGGGCATCGTTGCGCTGATGGCGCTGAACATTCTGAAAAAATTTGAATTGGCGGAGCGTGAATGCGCGCGCAGTTATCACCTGCAGATAGAGGCGATAAAGCTGGCCTTTGCCGAGGCCATAGCCGAAGTCGGGGACCCGCGCTGCATGCGCCGTTCGGTGGGAGAACTGCTTTCCGAGGGGTTCGCCGAACATGGAGCGGCCCTTGTAGACCCCTCCGCGGCGGGGCTACCGACGTCGCGCCGCCAGTCGTCCGGCGGCACGGTATATCTAGCGGCGGCTGACGGAGAGGGGAACATGGTCTCGATGATCCAGAGCAACTACCGCGGCTTCGGGTCCGGACTCTGCGTGCCGGGGACGGGAATCGCCCTGCACAACCGCGGCAATAACTTTTCTCTCGACCCGTCGTCGCCGAACTTCCTCGCCCCGGGCAGGAAGCCGTATCATACGATAATACCGGGTTTCATAACCAGGGGCAACGAGCCGGTCGGCCCCTTCGGCGTAATGGGGGCCTTTATGCAGCCTCAGGGGCACCTCCAGATGATCGCCAATATGGTGGACTTCGAGCTGAATCCTCAGGAGGCGCTCGACGCGCCGCGGTGGCAGTGGCTGGAGGGCAGGAAGGTCGGACTTGAGCAGGGTGTGGAGAATCACATCATCAAAGAGCTTGCCTCAATGGGGCATGAAGTCCACGTCGATTACGATCAAACCTCTTACGGGCGCGGGCAGATGATAATACGCGGCGGCGGAGCCCTTATAGGAGCGACGGAGCCGAGGGCCGACGGATACATCGCCGTATACTAG
- a CDS encoding M24 family metallopeptidase, with protein sequence MDFLGKLGVIREKMRGNGVGAVVLPSADPHQSPSVSAHWKTVQWLTGFSGSLAICIISADAAALWTDGRYLLQAQRELEGKDVEIYISSDPDAPDYTQWICGHIKDGETAVVDKSLISAAEYNSVSQKLALKNIKIDDYDDYVGEFWKERPPISREPLFELADAYAGVSRKAKAESVRAKMREKQADCYIASSLDAVAWLTNLRGGDNPIYPLFHSYLLFTEENIWLCAELSKVGADIAEKLKSDGFRLCGLNDIFALAAVETVGKRVYLDRYKTSARLCDSLPQKSSVVEGIDLITSIKSKKSEAERENIRLSNIKECVALCRLIKYIKENVGKSAMDEYGIGQKVNEFRAMDPLFMRPANVPIVAVSENAALPHYKPRQGASRAIEPNGFLLFDLCAHYYTGSTDITRTIQIGPLSDEMRRDYTNVLKAHISLATLVFPFGTTGFVIDGIVKSHQWRRRMNYDTGTGHGIGYCLDIHEGPCKIVSEFSPLFPYAMTVPLDVGMLFSNEPGVYKKGRFGVRLENNIMVREDCVNEFGRFLKFETLTYCPFERGAIVKEMLTEEELEWLNAYHRKTYVILSPCLNAEEKAWLKNETAEM encoded by the coding sequence ATGGACTTTTTAGGTAAACTTGGTGTCATACGTGAAAAAATGAGAGGGAACGGCGTGGGAGCCGTTGTGCTGCCCTCGGCTGATCCGCACCAGAGCCCGTCGGTCTCGGCTCACTGGAAAACGGTACAGTGGCTCACCGGCTTCTCCGGCAGTCTTGCCATCTGCATAATATCGGCAGATGCCGCCGCTTTATGGACGGACGGCAGATACCTCCTGCAAGCGCAGAGAGAGCTTGAGGGGAAAGATGTGGAAATTTACATCTCTTCCGATCCTGACGCCCCTGATTATACGCAGTGGATATGCGGCCATATAAAAGACGGGGAAACGGCGGTTGTCGATAAGAGCCTGATATCCGCGGCTGAATATAACTCTGTTTCTCAAAAACTTGCCTTGAAAAATATAAAAATAGACGACTACGATGATTATGTAGGAGAATTTTGGAAAGAGCGTCCGCCAATATCGCGTGAACCTTTATTCGAACTTGCCGACGCTTACGCTGGTGTTTCAAGAAAAGCAAAGGCCGAATCAGTTCGGGCAAAGATGAGGGAGAAACAAGCCGACTGCTATATCGCCTCTTCTCTGGACGCCGTCGCCTGGCTGACCAATCTGCGCGGCGGCGACAATCCGATATACCCGCTCTTTCACTCCTACCTTTTATTTACGGAAGAAAATATTTGGCTCTGCGCGGAGCTTTCCAAGGTCGGCGCGGATATCGCGGAGAAGTTAAAGAGCGACGGCTTCAGACTCTGCGGGCTAAATGACATATTTGCCCTGGCCGCGGTTGAAACCGTGGGAAAAAGGGTGTATTTGGATAGGTACAAAACTTCCGCGCGGCTCTGTGATTCGCTGCCGCAGAAATCCTCCGTAGTAGAGGGCATCGACTTGATCACGTCGATAAAATCGAAAAAAAGCGAAGCCGAACGTGAGAATATACGCCTCAGCAATATCAAGGAATGCGTCGCTCTCTGCCGCCTCATAAAATATATCAAGGAAAATGTCGGCAAGAGCGCTATGGACGAATATGGCATTGGACAAAAGGTCAATGAATTTCGCGCCATGGATCCGCTTTTTATGCGTCCGGCGAATGTGCCGATCGTAGCGGTTTCGGAGAACGCGGCCCTGCCTCACTATAAACCGCGGCAAGGCGCCAGTCGGGCAATTGAGCCCAATGGTTTTCTGCTCTTTGACCTTTGCGCGCATTATTACACCGGCAGCACCGATATAACGCGCACGATCCAGATCGGCCCCTTAAGCGATGAGATGCGCCGCGATTATACCAACGTGCTCAAAGCCCATATATCTCTCGCCACTCTTGTTTTCCCCTTTGGGACTACCGGTTTCGTCATTGACGGCATCGTGAAATCGCACCAGTGGCGCAGACGCATGAACTATGACACCGGCACGGGGCATGGTATAGGCTATTGTCTTGACATTCATGAAGGGCCGTGCAAGATCGTGAGCGAATTCAGCCCGCTTTTTCCGTATGCGATGACTGTCCCGCTTGACGTTGGCATGCTCTTTTCAAACGAACCAGGGGTATATAAGAAGGGCAGGTTCGGAGTCCGCCTTGAAAATAATATCATGGTCCGCGAGGATTGCGTCAATGAATTCGGCCGTTTCTTAAAATTTGAGACGCTCACTTATTGTCCATTTGAACGCGGCGCGATAGTCAAAGAGATGCTGACCGAAGAAGAGCTTGAATGGCTTAACGCGTATCACAGGAAAACATACGTAATACTGTCGCCATGCCTTAACGCCGAGGAAAAAGCATGGCTCAAAAACGAGACGGCGGAAATGTAA
- a CDS encoding aminopeptidase, protein MKEALMMQGARTIMDNCVSLRAGETVLIVTDMVQEKIAKVLSAAAVERGAEVIVSIMKPRKRAGEEPPKIIAESMKHADVVLIPVSYSVTHTFAVKEAAESGARLLVLTDFTEEMLISGGIEADFRSIKPICKGVADAFTKGSKVHVTTPGGTDLWLDITGRRGNALYCVVEPGEFSTIPTVEANSSPVEGSANGRIVADASIPYLGIGVLDEPVVVDVKDGFITDIRGGRQAEVLKRDLASHNDPNCYNIAELGVGLNPKCRLCGIMLEDEGVISTAHIGIGTSITLGGVVKAPTHYDLLMWNPRIEVDGRVIVDGNEIFI, encoded by the coding sequence ATGAAAGAGGCGCTTATGATGCAGGGAGCCAGGACGATCATGGACAACTGCGTCTCGCTCAGGGCCGGGGAGACGGTGCTCATCGTTACCGACATGGTCCAGGAAAAAATCGCCAAGGTCTTATCGGCGGCGGCAGTGGAGCGCGGCGCGGAGGTCATCGTGAGCATAATGAAGCCGCGTAAAAGGGCGGGAGAGGAACCGCCTAAGATCATCGCCGAAAGCATGAAGCACGCGGATGTCGTTCTAATCCCCGTCAGTTATTCCGTGACGCACACCTTCGCCGTGAAAGAGGCGGCGGAGAGCGGCGCGCGGCTGTTGGTCCTCACCGATTTCACGGAAGAGATGCTCATCTCCGGCGGCATAGAGGCCGATTTCAGGTCAATCAAGCCGATTTGCAAAGGGGTGGCCGACGCCTTTACTAAGGGCAGCAAGGTTCACGTCACGACGCCGGGCGGTACCGATCTTTGGCTTGACATCACCGGCAGGCGCGGCAACGCCCTCTACTGTGTCGTAGAACCGGGAGAATTTTCTACGATACCGACGGTGGAGGCCAACTCATCTCCCGTCGAAGGCTCGGCGAACGGGCGCATCGTAGCGGACGCCAGCATTCCCTATCTTGGGATCGGCGTGCTGGACGAGCCGGTGGTCGTGGACGTAAAAGATGGATTCATCACCGACATCAGGGGCGGGCGGCAGGCTGAAGTGCTGAAAAGGGATCTTGCGAGCCACAACGACCCGAACTGCTACAACATCGCGGAGCTCGGCGTCGGCCTTAACCCCAAATGCAGGCTTTGCGGCATCATGCTCGAGGACGAAGGCGTGATCTCGACGGCGCACATCGGCATCGGCACGAGCATCACGCTCGGCGGCGTCGTCAAGGCCCCCACCCATTATGACCTTCTGATGTGGAATCCCAGGATCGAGGTCGACGGAAGGGTGATCGTCGACGGGAACGAAATTTTTATTTGA
- a CDS encoding DUF3798 domain-containing protein, with amino-acid sequence MKKSALLLVVSLFLFASAAASFADAPFHIGIATLTVSQAEDTYRGAEYMVKKYGDTSSGGMIKHITMPDNFMQEMETTISQIAGLADDPKIKAIVVVEAIPGTTEALRRVKEKRKDIICLTGSPQEDPNVISSVADYSVASDKIIRGYLNIYAAKKLGAKTFVIISFPRHMSYELQARRRAIFEEACKDLGLKYVFETAPDPVSDVGVAGAQQFILEKVPAWINKYGKDTAFFCTNDAQTEPLLRQVAKYGAIFIEPDLPSPLMGYPGAFGIDLKKEAGNWPAIMDKVEKTVIAAGGKGRMGTCSYSQSWATVCALTEYGKQIVEKKAKLGKPKDLLECYDTYTPGAKWFIRPYTELGTGVTNKKYQLIYQDTYIFGKGYLKLTSVKVPEKYLNLKK; translated from the coding sequence ATGAAGAAATCGGCTCTATTGTTGGTGGTTTCGTTGTTTTTGTTCGCAAGCGCCGCCGCGTCGTTCGCGGACGCCCCATTTCATATCGGGATAGCGACGCTCACGGTTTCCCAGGCGGAGGATACGTACCGCGGCGCTGAGTATATGGTGAAAAAGTATGGTGATACCAGCAGCGGCGGTATGATCAAACACATAACCATGCCCGATAATTTTATGCAGGAAATGGAGACCACCATATCGCAGATAGCCGGACTCGCCGACGATCCGAAGATCAAGGCTATCGTCGTCGTGGAAGCGATACCCGGTACGACCGAAGCGCTGCGCAGGGTAAAGGAAAAGAGAAAAGATATAATCTGCCTCACAGGTTCCCCGCAGGAGGATCCTAACGTTATCTCCTCTGTCGCCGATTACAGCGTCGCCTCGGATAAGATAATAAGAGGATATTTAAATATTTACGCCGCGAAAAAGCTGGGAGCAAAGACTTTCGTCATTATTTCCTTCCCGCGTCACATGAGCTATGAACTGCAGGCGCGCCGCCGCGCCATCTTTGAAGAGGCGTGCAAAGACCTGGGGCTCAAGTATGTATTTGAAACCGCCCCAGACCCTGTGAGCGACGTAGGCGTTGCCGGAGCCCAGCAGTTCATACTTGAGAAGGTGCCGGCCTGGATCAACAAATACGGCAAAGACACGGCCTTCTTCTGCACAAACGACGCGCAGACGGAGCCGCTGCTCAGGCAAGTCGCGAAATACGGAGCCATCTTCATCGAACCAGATCTTCCGTCGCCGCTTATGGGATATCCCGGTGCCTTTGGCATAGACCTCAAGAAAGAGGCGGGCAACTGGCCGGCGATAATGGACAAGGTCGAAAAGACGGTCATCGCGGCCGGCGGAAAAGGCCGGATGGGAACCTGCTCATATTCGCAGTCATGGGCGACGGTATGCGCTCTTACGGAATATGGCAAGCAGATCGTCGAAAAGAAGGCGAAGCTCGGGAAGCCGAAAGATCTGCTTGAGTGCTACGATACCTATACTCCAGGCGCGAAATGGTTCATAAGGCCTTACACGGAACTTGGCACCGGCGTTACCAACAAAAAATATCAGCTCATCTATCAGGATACCTATATATTCGGAAAAGGCTATCTGAAACTCACCAGTGTCAAAGTCCCGGAGAAATACCTTAACCTGAAAAAATAA
- a CDS encoding FadR/GntR family transcriptional regulator, with the protein MDPILEKNIPPVMPVKAERLSSQISKLILSEIQSGQLTVGDKLPPEIELAQRYGVSRTILREAIASLKNEDILESKQGRGIVVKNARSRQAFRFSDVFETISMDEINYFYEMRALLESEAAGLAATRRTQEDIEEIMASFREMEEAVSDKAPGAEAHDRYNAAIARASHNPVLIEFILFLQGKLHDLAKELRIRTMASPERAHNVLEEHRRVVKFILAKEAAAAQEAALTHLKNAAERAGIKIYGK; encoded by the coding sequence ATGGATCCAATCCTGGAAAAAAATATTCCGCCGGTGATGCCGGTCAAAGCGGAAAGATTGTCGTCTCAGATATCGAAGCTGATCTTATCCGAGATACAATCGGGACAGCTCACTGTGGGAGACAAGCTGCCGCCGGAGATTGAGCTTGCCCAGAGGTACGGCGTGAGCCGCACCATTCTCCGCGAAGCCATCGCCAGCCTTAAGAATGAAGACATCCTCGAATCGAAGCAGGGACGCGGCATCGTTGTGAAGAACGCGCGCAGCCGGCAGGCATTCAGGTTTTCCGACGTCTTCGAAACGATCTCCATGGACGAGATAAACTATTTCTATGAAATGCGCGCCCTGCTTGAATCAGAGGCGGCCGGGCTTGCCGCGACGCGGCGCACGCAGGAGGATATCGAGGAGATAATGGCCTCTTTCAGGGAAATGGAAGAGGCTGTCAGCGACAAGGCCCCGGGGGCGGAGGCCCACGACCGCTACAACGCGGCGATCGCGCGCGCGAGCCATAATCCGGTGTTGATAGAATTTATTCTGTTTTTACAGGGAAAGCTGCACGACCTGGCGAAAGAACTGCGAATACGGACGATGGCCTCGCCGGAGAGGGCGCATAACGTCCTCGAGGAGCACCGGCGCGTGGTGAAATTCATCTTGGCCAAAGAGGCCGCCGCGGCGCAGGAGGCGGCGCTCACGCATCTCAAGAATGCCGCGGAGCGCGCCGGAATAAAAATATACGGCAAATGA